A single window of Synechococcus sp. CBW1004 DNA harbors:
- a CDS encoding PIN domain nuclease, protein MTLLIDTSLWIDFTRSRSPALLKQFITPYVLDATAHLAEPVRFEVLRVARPEEARLLEAQFNTLPCLSTPSDVWQQAIALGQACRQVGRTVLSLDLLVAAVALHHNAELVSFDADFEAIASVSALRLNRLNRPV, encoded by the coding sequence ATGACCCTGCTGATCGACACCAGCCTTTGGATCGACTTCACCCGATCCCGCAGCCCAGCTCTCCTGAAGCAGTTCATTACCCCCTATGTGCTGGATGCCACTGCCCATCTGGCCGAGCCGGTGCGCTTCGAGGTTCTTCGAGTCGCACGACCGGAGGAAGCACGCCTGCTTGAGGCGCAGTTCAACACCCTGCCCTGCCTGTCCACGCCATCAGATGTCTGGCAGCAGGCGATTGCCCTTGGCCAGGCCTGCCGTCAGGTCGGCCGCACGGTATTGAGCCTTGATCTGCTGGTGGCCGCCGTAGCACTGCACCACAACGCGGAGCTCGTGAGCTTCGATGCCGACTTCGAAGCCATCGCCTCCGTGAGTGCGCTGCGCCTCAACCGCCTGAACCGTCCTGTCTGA
- a CDS encoding oxidoreductase: MPWSAADIPDQSGRLALITGANSGLGLETARALLARGASVILACRSPERAERARQQLLPDARDGAAIDLLELDLAHLASVRAAACQLQDRYGRLDLLINNAGVMGLPRSLTRDGFERQFGINHLGHFALTLALLPLLRGQPDARVVTVTSGAQYFGSISFDDLQGERRYDRWQAYGQSKLANVMFALELQQRLDAEAAGVTSLAAHPGVARTNLQPASVAASGSWAEALAYRLMTPLFQSAAQGALPQLHAATAPGVRRAGHYAPDQMGGMRGWPTEARVAPAARDPEQRRRLWQVSEELCAAA; this comes from the coding sequence ATGCCCTGGTCCGCTGCCGACATCCCCGATCAGTCGGGTCGGCTGGCCCTGATCACCGGCGCCAACAGCGGTTTGGGGCTGGAGACGGCCCGGGCGCTGCTAGCCAGGGGAGCCTCGGTGATCCTGGCCTGCCGCTCGCCGGAACGGGCCGAGCGGGCCCGCCAGCAGCTCTTGCCCGACGCCCGGGATGGCGCTGCCATCGATCTGCTGGAGCTGGATCTGGCCCACCTGGCCTCGGTGCGCGCCGCCGCCTGCCAGCTGCAGGATCGCTATGGCCGTCTCGATCTGCTGATCAACAACGCCGGCGTGATGGGTCTGCCGCGCAGCCTCACCCGCGACGGTTTTGAGCGTCAGTTCGGCATCAACCACCTCGGCCACTTCGCCCTCACCCTGGCCCTGCTGCCCCTGCTGCGCGGCCAGCCCGATGCCCGGGTGGTCACCGTGACCTCCGGCGCCCAGTATTTCGGCAGCATCAGCTTTGACGACCTCCAGGGCGAGCGCCGCTACGACCGCTGGCAGGCCTATGGCCAGAGCAAGCTGGCCAATGTGATGTTCGCCCTGGAGCTGCAGCAGCGGCTGGATGCCGAGGCCGCCGGAGTCACCTCCCTGGCCGCGCACCCCGGTGTGGCCCGCACCAACCTGCAGCCGGCCTCGGTGGCGGCCAGCGGTTCCTGGGCGGAGGCCCTGGCCTATCGGCTGATGACCCCCCTGTTTCAGAGCGCCGCCCAGGGCGCCCTGCCCCAGCTCCACGCCGCTACGGCGCCAGGGGTGCGGCGCGCTGGCCACTACGCACCCGATCAGATGGGAGGGATGCGTGGCTGGCCCACCGAGGCCCGGGTGGCACCGGCCGCTCGCGATCCCGAGCAGCGCCGTCGCCTCTGGCAGGTGAGCGAGGAGCTCTGCGCGGCCGCTTAG
- a CDS encoding HipA domain-containing protein has translation MSSSACELRGWSHCLWTLRPGGRFRPWATARKCSCGPRICFNAAVSNIDDHPRNHALLARSTSWQLSPAYGLAMACGLVDRSPSRAFLYPGLELDPELMGRGRATAWLLAGARFTNVQLTPHQLQGQAETGASAAPAAG, from the coding sequence GTGAGCTCCAGCGCCTGCGAGCTGAGGGGATGGAGCCATTGCCTTTGGACGCTGCGGCCTGGAGGTCGTTTCAGGCCCTGGGCCACTGCCCGGAAGTGTTCCTGCGGCCCCCGGATCTGCTTCAACGCCGCAGTCTCGAACATCGACGACCACCCCCGCAACCATGCGCTGCTGGCCAGGTCAACAAGCTGGCAGCTCAGCCCCGCCTACGGCCTGGCCATGGCCTGCGGCCTGGTGGACCGCAGCCCCAGCCGCGCCTTTCTCTACCCGGGGCTGGAGCTGGATCCGGAGCTGATGGGCAGAGGCAGGGCCACTGCTTGGCTCCTGGCAGGGGCACGATTCACCAACGTTCAGCTCACCCCCCATCAACTTCAAGGGCAGGCTGAAACTGGAGCTTCAGCAGCTCCTGCGGCAGGGTGA
- the hsdR gene encoding EcoAI/FtnUII family type I restriction enzme subunit R, producing the protein MPQERLSETDICDRFITPALHQAGWLREQILREHAFTAGRITVRGRLVAKGQPRRADYVLLVGQVALAVIEAKDNSHAVGDGMQQALAYAEALQTPFVFASNGDGFVLHDRTGLSEQRESQLSLEAFPAPEELWRRYCRWKGLSDDQQRVALQPYYDGSNRKEPRYYQRNAIQKVVEAIAKGQTRLLLVMATGTGKTFVAFQIIWRLWKAKQAKRVLFLADRNVLVNQTMTNDFRPFGGAMAKLSTSSNTIEKADGSLQELTLALDRQRRIDPSYEIYLGLYQALTGPDERQKLYRDFSPDFFDLIVVDECHRGSAAEDSAWREILEYFASAAQLGLTATPKETKYVSNIHYFGEPIYSYSLRQGIHDGFLAPYKVIRVHLDIDVHGYRPKRGEVDKDGREIEDRQYNQKDFDRVLVIDERTRRVARWITAYLKASGDRFQPTIVFCVDTEHALLMRQALINENQDLVQQHPNYVMRITGNDTEGMLQLDNFIDPLEPMPVIVTTSRLLSTGVDVQTCRLIVLDREVGSMTEFKQIVGRGTRLHAESGKEYFTLVDFRQASNHFADPEFDGEPVQIYEPGEGDPPLPPETGTTSEGEDLDGLEGDGAGDLDGESDLIGGSDGSGGPEQGTGTGPGGEPRRKVYIKGRPVLVLSERVQYLDEQGKLVTESLRDYTRRLVRQQYADLDGFLRRWRGEERKQVILQELAEEGLLLEALQEEVGRELDPFDLICHIAYDQPPLSRAQRAARLRCDVFSRYGPQARAVLEALLDKYATEGVVDELDNVRILAIPPFSQMGTQLQLIREFGGKGGFERAVHDLQAELYREAA; encoded by the coding sequence ATGCCCCAGGAGCGCCTCAGCGAAACCGACATCTGCGACCGGTTCATTACGCCGGCGCTTCACCAGGCGGGCTGGTTGCGGGAGCAGATCCTGCGCGAGCACGCCTTCACGGCTGGCCGGATCACCGTGCGCGGACGGCTGGTGGCCAAGGGGCAGCCACGGCGGGCCGACTACGTGCTGCTGGTGGGGCAGGTGGCGCTGGCGGTGATCGAGGCCAAGGACAACAGCCATGCCGTCGGCGATGGGATGCAACAGGCACTGGCCTACGCCGAGGCGCTGCAGACGCCGTTCGTGTTCGCGAGCAACGGTGATGGCTTCGTGCTGCACGACCGCACCGGGCTGAGCGAGCAGCGCGAGAGCCAGCTCAGTCTGGAGGCCTTCCCAGCTCCTGAGGAGCTCTGGCGTCGCTACTGCCGTTGGAAGGGGCTCTCGGATGACCAGCAACGGGTGGCGCTGCAGCCCTACTACGACGGCAGCAACCGCAAGGAGCCCCGCTACTACCAGCGCAACGCGATCCAGAAGGTCGTGGAGGCGATCGCCAAGGGGCAGACGCGGCTGCTGCTGGTGATGGCCACCGGCACGGGCAAGACCTTCGTGGCGTTTCAGATCATCTGGCGGCTGTGGAAGGCGAAGCAGGCCAAGCGGGTGCTGTTCCTGGCCGATCGCAATGTGCTGGTGAACCAGACGATGACCAACGACTTTCGGCCGTTCGGAGGGGCGATGGCCAAGCTGAGCACGAGCTCCAACACGATCGAGAAGGCCGATGGCTCGCTGCAGGAGCTGACGCTGGCGCTCGACAGACAGCGCCGGATCGATCCCTCCTACGAGATCTACCTGGGCCTGTACCAGGCACTCACTGGGCCAGACGAGCGTCAGAAGCTCTATCGGGACTTCTCACCCGACTTCTTCGATCTGATCGTGGTGGATGAGTGCCATCGCGGCAGCGCGGCGGAAGATTCGGCCTGGCGCGAGATTCTCGAGTATTTCGCCAGCGCCGCCCAGCTCGGGCTCACCGCCACACCAAAGGAAACGAAGTATGTGTCGAATATCCACTACTTCGGTGAACCGATCTACAGCTACTCGCTGCGCCAGGGCATCCACGACGGCTTCCTGGCGCCCTACAAGGTGATCCGTGTGCATCTCGATATTGATGTACACGGCTATCGCCCGAAACGGGGTGAGGTGGACAAAGACGGCAGGGAGATCGAGGACCGCCAGTATAACCAGAAGGATTTTGACCGAGTTCTGGTGATCGATGAGCGCACCCGCCGCGTCGCCCGCTGGATCACGGCATACCTCAAGGCCAGTGGCGATCGCTTCCAGCCCACGATCGTGTTCTGCGTCGACACCGAGCACGCCCTGCTGATGCGACAGGCCCTGATCAACGAAAACCAGGATCTAGTGCAGCAGCACCCCAACTATGTGATGCGGATCACGGGGAATGACACCGAAGGCATGCTGCAGCTCGACAACTTCATCGATCCGCTGGAGCCGATGCCGGTGATCGTCACCACCTCACGGCTGCTGTCCACGGGCGTTGATGTGCAGACCTGCAGGTTGATCGTGCTCGATCGTGAGGTGGGCTCGATGACCGAGTTCAAGCAGATCGTCGGCCGCGGCACCCGCCTGCATGCCGAGTCGGGCAAGGAGTACTTCACCCTGGTGGATTTCCGCCAGGCGAGCAATCATTTCGCCGATCCCGAGTTCGACGGTGAACCGGTGCAGATCTACGAACCCGGTGAGGGTGATCCGCCACTGCCGCCGGAAACCGGCACCACCTCGGAGGGTGAGGATCTTGATGGGCTGGAGGGAGATGGTGCTGGGGACCTGGATGGGGAATCCGACCTGATCGGCGGGAGCGATGGTTCCGGCGGCCCTGAACAGGGAACAGGGACGGGACCGGGAGGGGAACCGCGCCGCAAGGTCTACATCAAGGGCCGGCCGGTGCTGGTGCTCAGCGAGCGGGTGCAGTATCTCGATGAGCAGGGCAAGCTCGTCACCGAATCGCTGCGCGACTACACGCGCCGGCTGGTGCGCCAGCAGTACGCCGATCTCGACGGCTTCCTGCGCCGCTGGCGGGGAGAGGAGCGCAAGCAGGTGATCCTGCAGGAGCTGGCCGAGGAGGGCCTGCTGCTGGAGGCGCTGCAGGAGGAGGTGGGCCGCGAGCTCGACCCGTTTGATCTGATCTGCCACATCGCCTACGACCAGCCGCCGCTCAGCCGCGCCCAGCGGGCGGCCCGCCTGCGCTGCGATGTCTTCAGCCGCTACGGTCCCCAGGCACGAGCGGTGCTGGAGGCACTGCTCGACAAGTACGCAACGGAGGGCGTGGTGGACGAGCTCGACAACGTCAGGATCCTGGCGATCCCACCCTTCAGTCAGATGGGGACCCAGCTGCAGCTGATCCGTGAGTTCGGCGGCAAGGGGGGCTTTGAGCGGGCCGTGCATGACCTGCAGGCCGAGCTCTACCGGGAGGCTGCCTGA
- a CDS encoding SulP family inorganic anion transporter: MRSPFRDSPPLRLWRSSQRWRSSVLSNWRGDLAGGITTAVVALPLAMAFGVTSGAGAIAGLWGAIVLGFLAAPLGGTPAQVSGPTGPMTVIMAGIITTMVARYGPASGLAMAFTVALVAGLLQVVFGLLRLGQYIVQIPYSVISGFMSGIGVIVVLLQLPVLLGLELRGSIPQILAALPQQVGSINPVALLVGASSFAVVRWTPKRWSHWLPAPLLALILISILSLLLPQDAVTRLGAIPQGWPHLQWPQLRLDDLRLIGGYAITLAVLGSIDSLLTSLVADNITRTQHHSNRELIGQGIGNMAAALVGGLPGAGATMRTVTNVQAGGRTPLSGMVHAAALLMVTLGAGPLASLVPLAVLGGILLHVGLEIIDWPFLHRAPKVSWKATGLMWLVLLLTVFWDLVTAVVIGVSIANIITIKDQADALQQATQRLAGGDDLSTLSPQEQQLLEQAGSSAALLRLEGPLSFGASRYLTQLLSDSTAYSCLVLDLSAVSHLGVTASLAIDALCRDAAKQGRRVLIAVPQARFRDRLNRFGVSRYGSAQLLPSRAAAIAQLDAARVT, translated from the coding sequence ATGCGCTCGCCGTTTCGTGATTCACCGCCACTGCGTCTGTGGCGATCCAGCCAGCGATGGCGCAGCAGCGTTCTGAGCAACTGGCGCGGCGATCTGGCGGGAGGCATCACCACCGCCGTGGTGGCCCTGCCGCTGGCGATGGCCTTCGGCGTCACCTCCGGTGCCGGTGCGATCGCCGGTCTGTGGGGCGCCATTGTGTTGGGCTTTCTAGCTGCGCCACTGGGCGGAACACCGGCGCAGGTGTCAGGCCCCACCGGTCCCATGACCGTGATCATGGCGGGCATCATCACCACCATGGTGGCGCGCTACGGACCGGCTTCGGGCCTGGCGATGGCGTTCACCGTGGCCTTGGTGGCAGGCCTGCTGCAGGTGGTGTTCGGCCTGCTGCGGCTCGGTCAGTACATCGTTCAGATTCCCTACTCGGTGATCTCCGGCTTCATGTCGGGCATCGGCGTGATCGTGGTGCTGCTGCAGCTGCCCGTGCTGCTGGGGCTGGAACTGCGGGGCTCGATTCCGCAGATCCTGGCGGCTCTGCCGCAGCAGGTCGGCTCCATCAATCCTGTGGCGCTGCTGGTCGGCGCCTCGAGCTTCGCCGTTGTGCGCTGGACGCCGAAGCGATGGAGCCATTGGCTGCCGGCACCACTGCTGGCGCTGATCCTGATCAGCATCCTCAGCCTGCTGCTGCCGCAGGACGCCGTGACCAGGCTCGGGGCGATTCCGCAGGGCTGGCCCCACCTGCAGTGGCCCCAGCTGCGCCTGGACGACCTGCGCCTGATCGGTGGCTATGCCATCACCCTGGCTGTGCTCGGGTCGATCGATTCCCTGCTCACCTCGTTGGTGGCTGACAACATCACCCGCACCCAGCACCACTCCAATCGCGAACTGATCGGCCAGGGCATCGGCAACATGGCCGCCGCTCTGGTGGGTGGCCTGCCCGGAGCGGGCGCCACGATGCGCACGGTGACCAACGTGCAGGCCGGAGGCCGCACGCCCCTCTCGGGCATGGTGCATGCTGCCGCGTTGCTGATGGTCACCCTGGGCGCCGGACCGCTGGCCTCGCTGGTGCCACTGGCGGTGTTGGGGGGAATCCTGCTCCATGTGGGGCTCGAGATCATCGACTGGCCCTTCCTGCACAGAGCTCCGAAGGTGTCCTGGAAGGCCACGGGGTTGATGTGGCTGGTGCTGCTGCTCACCGTTTTCTGGGATCTCGTGACCGCCGTCGTGATCGGCGTCTCGATCGCCAACATCATCACCATCAAAGATCAGGCCGACGCGCTCCAGCAGGCGACACAACGACTGGCAGGGGGCGATGATCTCAGCACCCTGAGCCCCCAGGAACAGCAGCTGCTGGAGCAGGCGGGTTCATCGGCGGCGCTGCTGCGGCTCGAAGGGCCGCTCAGCTTCGGCGCCAGCCGCTACCTGACCCAGCTGCTCAGCGACAGCACCGCCTACAGCTGCCTGGTGCTTGATCTGAGCGCTGTCAGCCATCTGGGAGTCACCGCATCACTGGCCATCGATGCGTTGTGCCGTGACGCGGCCAAACAGGGGCGGCGCGTGCTGATCGCCGTGCCCCAGGCGCGGTTCCGTGACCGACTCAACCGCTTCGGGGTGTCGCGCTACGGATCAGCACAACTGCTGCCCAGCCGCGCGGCGGCGATCGCCCAGCTCGACGCGGCGCGGGTAACGTGA